A single window of Sulfurovum sp. UBA12169 DNA harbors:
- a CDS encoding flagellar biosynthesis protein FlhF — translation MINETFVASDPISAYEQAIKKYGNNVTLVSAKQIQHEDGKLRSEIVIEVAKNLFMEKSFGKLPASSAIEEVKKLFLDKGISSVWLEMILESLEENSILEDKPLLVSYLVGEIDEALKIKEEDLSSPKVMMLVGPTGAGKTTTIAKLAARYAYLMDRPYKVALLNLDNYKVGAVEQLEHYADIMQIEHVSISSTDEFKKNLERFAAYDVILIDTAGMSPYDTRKFIKTIGFVSCDAAKKIEVALVLAATVKYEDMEDIYKNFSFLNLDSVIISKFDETKHFGTLLNFMLLYGLPMSYFSVGQEVPDDLMVADKEYLLEQFIGDINEN, via the coding sequence ATGATAAATGAAACATTTGTAGCCTCTGATCCAATCAGCGCATACGAACAGGCCATTAAAAAATATGGAAACAATGTGACGTTGGTTTCTGCTAAACAGATACAACACGAAGATGGAAAGTTGCGTAGCGAAATTGTTATTGAAGTTGCAAAAAATCTTTTTATGGAAAAATCTTTTGGAAAGTTGCCAGCAAGCAGTGCTATCGAGGAAGTCAAAAAGTTGTTTTTAGACAAAGGAATCTCTTCTGTTTGGCTTGAGATGATACTTGAGTCTCTTGAAGAAAATTCTATTTTGGAGGATAAGCCGCTTCTTGTTTCCTATCTTGTCGGAGAGATCGATGAGGCTTTAAAAATAAAAGAAGAAGACCTCTCATCTCCCAAGGTGATGATGCTTGTAGGTCCTACGGGTGCCGGAAAAACTACAACAATTGCGAAATTGGCCGCACGTTATGCTTATTTGATGGACAGGCCCTATAAGGTTGCCCTGTTGAATCTTGACAATTACAAGGTGGGTGCGGTTGAACAATTGGAGCATTATGCGGATATTATGCAAATAGAGCATGTATCGATCAGCTCCACGGATGAATTCAAGAAAAATCTTGAACGTTTTGCCGCTTATGATGTGATTTTAATTGATACTGCAGGCATGTCTCCTTATGATACGCGTAAATTCATAAAGACGATAGGGTTTGTTTCCTGTGACGCTGCAAAAAAGATCGAAGTTGCTTTGGTGCTGGCGGCAACAGTCAAATATGAGGATATGGAAGATATTTATAAAAATTTTTCTTTTTTAAATCTTGACAGTGTGATTATAAGCAAGTTTGATGAAACAAAACACTTTGGAACACTTCTTAATTTTATGTTGCTGTACGGATTGCCTATGAGTTATTTTTCCGTAGGACAGGAGGTGCCGGACGACCTTATGGTTGCAGACAAAGAGTATCTTCTGGAGCAATTTATCGGAGATATTAATGAAAACTGA
- a CDS encoding elongation factor 4, with translation MTKTVPQSHIRNFSIIAHIDHGKSTLADRIIQECGAVSERQMSSQVMDTMDIEKERGITIKAQSVRLDYKKDGEDYILNLIDTPGHVDFSYEVSRSLASSDGALLIVDAAQGVEAQTIANVYIAMENNLELLPVVNKIDLPAADPDRVLAELEEAIGIDATEHNLVSAKTGEGVKALIDSIIERIPAPKGDEHAPTKALIYDSWFDNYLGALALVRVFDGSIKKGQMVKVMGTKDEHQVLNLMYPNPIAPAKTNEIRTGEIGIVVMGLKTVDALQVGDTVTDAKNPTAEMIAGFEPAKPFVFAGIYPIETDKFEDLRDALNKLKLNDSSLSFEPESSMALGSGFRTGFLGMLHMEVVKERLEREFDLELIATAPTVVYRVKQTNGTELEIQNPSELPEPQKIDTIYEPYVKATILTPQEYVGNIIKLLNDRRGIQIKMDYLSEIRVLMEYDIPMNEIVMDFYDKLKSITKGYASFDYEPIGFRPGNLVKLDIRVAGDIVDSLSIIVPEEKARTRGLAFVAQLKELIPRQLFEVAIQASIGNNVIARSNVKSMGKNVTAKCYGGDITRKRKLLEKQKAGKKRMKSIGKVEVPQEAFMAVLKLEG, from the coding sequence ATGACAAAAACAGTACCTCAGTCTCATATCCGCAATTTTTCGATCATTGCACATATTGACCACGGAAAATCAACTTTAGCTGATCGTATCATACAGGAGTGCGGAGCGGTATCGGAAAGACAGATGTCCTCACAGGTCATGGATACAATGGATATCGAAAAAGAACGCGGCATCACCATTAAGGCGCAAAGTGTTCGATTGGATTATAAGAAAGATGGGGAGGACTATATCCTCAATCTTATCGACACTCCGGGTCACGTTGATTTTTCATATGAGGTGAGCCGTTCTTTGGCTTCCAGTGACGGTGCATTGCTTATCGTGGATGCGGCACAGGGTGTAGAAGCTCAGACGATAGCCAATGTCTATATTGCCATGGAAAACAATCTGGAACTTTTGCCCGTCGTCAACAAAATAGACCTTCCTGCCGCTGATCCGGACAGGGTGCTGGCCGAACTTGAAGAAGCCATAGGAATCGATGCAACAGAACATAATCTTGTTTCAGCCAAAACAGGAGAGGGGGTCAAGGCCCTTATTGATTCTATCATTGAGCGTATACCTGCGCCCAAAGGAGACGAGCATGCGCCCACTAAAGCACTGATTTATGACAGTTGGTTTGACAACTATTTGGGGGCGCTTGCTTTAGTGCGCGTGTTTGACGGGAGTATTAAAAAAGGACAGATGGTTAAAGTTATGGGGACAAAAGACGAGCATCAGGTGCTTAATCTCATGTATCCCAATCCTATTGCGCCAGCCAAAACTAACGAGATCCGTACCGGAGAGATTGGTATTGTGGTGATGGGGTTAAAAACAGTAGATGCCCTTCAGGTGGGTGATACGGTCACTGATGCAAAAAACCCTACCGCAGAGATGATTGCAGGATTTGAGCCGGCAAAGCCTTTTGTGTTTGCAGGAATCTATCCCATAGAGACGGATAAATTTGAAGATCTGCGTGATGCGCTGAACAAACTTAAGCTGAACGATTCTTCTCTCAGCTTTGAACCGGAAAGTTCGATGGCGCTTGGCAGCGGATTTAGAACAGGTTTTTTGGGAATGCTGCATATGGAGGTGGTTAAAGAACGGCTCGAACGTGAATTTGACTTGGAGCTTATCGCTACTGCTCCTACGGTAGTGTATCGTGTGAAGCAAACCAACGGAACAGAGCTTGAGATACAAAATCCCAGCGAACTTCCTGAGCCCCAAAAGATAGATACGATTTATGAGCCCTATGTCAAAGCGACGATTCTGACACCTCAGGAGTATGTGGGAAATATCATTAAGCTGCTCAATGACCGTCGAGGAATACAGATAAAAATGGACTATTTGAGTGAAATACGCGTGCTCATGGAGTATGATATTCCGATGAATGAGATTGTAATGGATTTTTATGACAAGCTAAAATCCATAACAAAAGGTTATGCGAGTTTTGATTATGAGCCTATCGGGTTTAGACCGGGGAATCTTGTCAAGCTTGATATCCGAGTAGCGGGAGATATCGTAGATTCTCTTTCGATCATTGTACCAGAAGAGAAAGCGCGCACAAGAGGACTTGCTTTTGTGGCACAACTTAAAGAACTCATCCCCAGACAGCTTTTTGAGGTGGCGATTCAAGCAAGTATCGGCAATAATGTCATTGCACGAAGCAATGTCAAATCGATGGGAAAAAATGTTACGGCAAAATGTTACGGTGGAGATATTACTCGAAAAAGAAAGCTTTTGGAAAAACAAAAAGCAGGAAAAAAACGTATGAAATCCATCGGTAAGGTTGAAGTCCCGCAAGAAGCATTTATGGCCGTATTGAAGCTTGAGGGCTGA
- the sppA gene encoding signal peptide peptidase SppA, whose amino-acid sequence MFKTLGNIIKWIGQHFFGMLFLLIAFAVLMPESAPLNPANLQKIDLFGPILDADDIVKQIEKAQKDPSIKGVLFNVNSPGGSVPPSVEIAYAIKELKQHKPVIAYASGIMASGSYYSSIYANKIIANPGAIVGSIGVIMESANIKELMDKIGIKPQIVKQGTYKEAGTPTREWTQQERTELETLTHDTYTLFVQDVAAARGLDINSSADYADAHIFSSMRAKTAGLIDEIGTMSAAKTQLALLANVKNPVWKEKDKFEAFMDQLGNKSILAIQNYFYGLKASL is encoded by the coding sequence ATGTTTAAAACATTGGGAAACATTATCAAATGGATAGGCCAACATTTTTTTGGTATGCTTTTTTTACTCATCGCTTTTGCTGTTCTTATGCCAGAATCTGCGCCGCTGAATCCGGCAAATCTTCAAAAAATTGACCTTTTTGGACCTATTTTAGATGCGGATGATATTGTCAAACAAATTGAAAAAGCACAAAAAGATCCCTCCATCAAAGGCGTACTTTTTAATGTCAACTCTCCCGGAGGCTCCGTTCCTCCTTCGGTGGAGATTGCTTATGCCATCAAAGAGCTCAAACAGCATAAGCCGGTCATTGCTTATGCCAGCGGGATTATGGCAAGCGGCAGCTACTACAGCTCTATTTATGCCAATAAAATTATTGCCAACCCGGGGGCGATTGTTGGCTCTATCGGTGTTATCATGGAGAGTGCCAACATCAAAGAGCTGATGGATAAAATTGGCATCAAGCCCCAAATTGTTAAACAAGGTACCTACAAAGAAGCCGGCACTCCCACTAGAGAATGGACTCAACAGGAGCGCACAGAACTTGAAACATTAACGCACGATACCTATACACTTTTTGTTCAGGATGTTGCTGCGGCGCGAGGCTTGGATATCAACAGTTCTGCCGACTATGCAGACGCGCATATCTTCTCATCTATGCGAGCCAAGACGGCGGGCCTGATAGATGAAATAGGTACAATGAGCGCCGCCAAAACTCAACTTGCTCTCTTGGCAAATGTTAAAAATCCTGTCTGGAAAGAAAAAGATAAGTTTGAAGCTTTCATGGATCAACTCGGAAATAAAAGCATTCTTGCGATACAAAATTATTTTTACGGGCTCAAGGCCTCGCTTTAA
- a CDS encoding X-Pro aminopeptidase: protein MNYMLKDENAIYYECGYSCDNALYLRLGSEAFLITDSRYMIEAQESVRDAQVVIDSDLYGAAAKLLEKSKIKKIVFDPKEWTVAGYEKISSHCKIAFKAVADYSHKKRIIKSDDELKILAKAAKLGAKAFDKLANVFKKEGAGKDEFHLTYMARSALSDFGKRELSFNPIVAIGANAAKPHAMPTHRILRKDDLLLVDAGLKYKRYCSDRTRTVRFDKNFAFNTKQAFESKKRQKAYDAVRKAHDSAITQARSGMKAAEVDALARDIITRAGFGEYFVHSTGHGVGLDIHEMPYISSKSDAIIEDGMVYTIEPGIYIPGKFGIRIEDMVAMVDGKAIVLEG from the coding sequence ATGAATTATATGCTCAAAGATGAAAATGCTATCTATTATGAATGCGGTTATAGTTGCGATAATGCTCTGTACCTGCGACTGGGAAGCGAAGCTTTTTTAATTACCGACAGCCGCTATATGATTGAGGCGCAAGAGAGTGTGAGGGATGCACAGGTCGTTATCGATAGTGATCTGTATGGGGCGGCCGCAAAGCTTTTGGAAAAATCAAAAATAAAGAAGATCGTTTTTGATCCCAAAGAATGGACGGTAGCAGGATATGAGAAAATAAGTTCACATTGTAAGATCGCTTTTAAAGCGGTTGCAGATTATTCCCACAAAAAACGCATTATCAAAAGTGACGATGAGCTCAAAATTCTCGCTAAAGCTGCCAAGCTTGGAGCCAAAGCGTTTGATAAGTTGGCCAATGTTTTCAAGAAAGAAGGTGCAGGTAAAGATGAATTTCATCTCACCTATATGGCAAGATCTGCTTTGAGCGATTTTGGAAAGCGTGAGCTTAGTTTTAACCCTATTGTGGCAATCGGAGCCAATGCGGCCAAACCGCATGCTATGCCGACGCATCGAATTCTTCGCAAAGACGATCTTTTATTGGTAGATGCAGGTTTAAAATATAAACGATATTGTTCGGACAGAACGCGTACCGTGCGGTTTGATAAAAATTTTGCTTTCAATACCAAGCAAGCTTTTGAGAGCAAAAAAAGACAAAAAGCTTACGATGCAGTGCGTAAAGCGCATGACAGTGCGATTACGCAGGCACGTTCCGGGATGAAAGCCGCAGAAGTAGATGCTTTGGCGCGGGATATTATCACAAGAGCAGGATTTGGAGAATACTTTGTTCACTCTACGGGTCATGGCGTAGGACTTGATATCCATGAAATGCCTTATATTTCAAGCAAATCTGATGCAATCATTGAGGACGGGATGGTATACACTATCGAGCCGGGAATTTATATACCGGGTAAATTCGGTATTCGTATCGAAGATATGGTAGCAATGGTTGACGGAAAAGCCATTGTGTTGGAAGGGTAG
- the aroQ gene encoding type II 3-dehydroquinate dehydratase, producing the protein MKIVVIQGPNLNMLGVREQNVYGSMKLEDIHAQMKAYADQNKLEIEFFQSNLEGEIVDRIQECLGDADGIIINPAAYTHTSIAIRDAISAVQIPTIEVHLSNIHQREEFRHVSLTAPVCAGQIVGMGPFGYHLAMIGMKQILSEVAAMRARVQKAQAQAK; encoded by the coding sequence ATGAAAATCGTCGTTATCCAAGGTCCAAATCTTAATATGCTAGGTGTGAGAGAGCAAAATGTCTATGGCTCAATGAAGCTAGAAGATATTCATGCGCAAATGAAAGCATATGCAGATCAAAATAAACTTGAAATCGAATTTTTTCAAAGCAACCTTGAAGGTGAAATTGTAGATCGCATTCAGGAGTGTTTGGGAGATGCGGACGGCATCATCATCAATCCTGCAGCCTATACCCATACTTCTATCGCAATTCGTGATGCAATATCAGCAGTACAAATCCCGACTATAGAAGTGCATCTTTCAAATATCCACCAAAGAGAAGAGTTCAGACATGTTTCTCTTACTGCTCCGGTATGTGCGGGCCAAATTGTAGGGATGGGACCGTTTGGCTATCATTTGGCAATGATAGGAATGAAGCAGATACTTAGTGAAGTGGCTGCAATGAGAGCGCGTGTTCAAAAAGCACAAGCTCAAGCAAAATAG
- a CDS encoding cytochrome C has protein sequence MTKMTKLALTALLGFAVLSTTASADSKKGQKLYMKTLKAPCGMSGSKFAATHTQDEWEEINTAGKFEEEVKKICPKASMKPAHAKDIYDFAYEFASDSGNVPSC, from the coding sequence ATGACTAAAATGACTAAATTGGCACTTACTGCATTGCTTGGTTTTGCTGTACTTTCAACAACTGCATCAGCGGACTCAAAAAAAGGACAAAAGCTTTATATGAAAACACTTAAAGCACCGTGTGGTATGTCAGGAAGTAAATTTGCAGCAACTCACACTCAAGACGAGTGGGAAGAAATCAATACTGCCGGTAAATTTGAGGAAGAAGTAAAAAAAATCTGTCCTAAAGCAAGCATGAAGCCAGCCCATGCAAAAGATATTTATGATTTCGCATACGAATTTGCATCCGATTCAGGTAACGTACCAAGCTGCTAA
- a CDS encoding ribose-phosphate pyrophosphokinase (catalyzes the formation of 5-phospho-alpha-D-ribose 1-phosphate from D-ribose 5-phosphate and ATP): MSGYMIFSGTSNPELSQQIANYLEMPLSKATINRFSDGEINVQIAESVRGKDVFIVQPTCAPANDNLMELLIMTDALKRSSAKSITAVVPYYGYARQDRKAAPRVPISAKLVANLMETAGITRMVTVDLHASQIQGFFDIPVDNLYGAILFIDYIKAKNLPNPVIASPDIGGVARARYFAKKLGLDMVIVDKRREKANVAEVMNIIGDVKGRDVILIDDMVDTAGTMLKGAAALKNLGANSVMACCTHPVLSGQAYERIEEGDLDELVVANTIPMQKQSPKIKMLSTASMLGEVIRRVHNNESVNSLFETN; this comes from the coding sequence ATGAGTGGATATATGATTTTTTCGGGGACTTCTAACCCAGAGCTTTCTCAGCAGATTGCAAACTATCTTGAAATGCCTCTTTCAAAAGCAACAATCAATCGATTTTCTGATGGCGAGATTAATGTGCAGATCGCAGAAAGTGTGCGCGGTAAAGATGTGTTTATTGTGCAGCCTACTTGTGCGCCTGCAAACGATAACCTCATGGAACTTCTTATTATGACCGATGCGCTTAAGCGTTCTTCTGCCAAATCAATCACCGCAGTCGTTCCTTATTATGGGTATGCCAGACAAGACAGAAAGGCCGCGCCTAGAGTTCCGATCTCTGCAAAATTGGTAGCTAATCTTATGGAAACAGCCGGAATTACCCGTATGGTAACCGTCGATCTGCATGCTTCTCAAATCCAAGGATTTTTTGATATACCTGTAGACAATCTTTATGGAGCTATTTTATTTATAGATTATATCAAGGCAAAAAATCTTCCAAATCCCGTCATTGCATCTCCGGATATCGGAGGTGTAGCAAGAGCAAGATATTTTGCAAAAAAATTAGGTCTTGATATGGTTATTGTCGATAAGAGACGCGAAAAAGCCAATGTGGCAGAGGTGATGAATATTATCGGCGATGTAAAAGGCAGAGATGTCATTTTGATTGATGATATGGTTGATACGGCAGGAACCATGCTCAAAGGGGCGGCGGCACTAAAAAACCTTGGCGCAAATTCAGTCATGGCGTGCTGCACACACCCTGTACTTTCGGGTCAAGCTTACGAGCGTATCGAAGAGGGGGATTTGGATGAATTGGTTGTGGCAAATACGATTCCAATGCAAAAACAATCACCTAAGATTAAAATGCTTTCTACGGCCTCGATGCTGGGGGAAGTGATACGAAGAGTACATAACAACGAGAGTGTAAACTCGCTGTTTGAGACAAATTAA
- a CDS encoding flagellar biosynthesis protein FlhF → MIRKVFKKKSSEKSKIDTFLDKYNLPKTYLSINRKTVTKGVFVGLFWAFIPMPMQMLAVVATTPFVRFNVPIAISMVWLTNPFTMPIVYFIEYLTGNFILGREGIQDIELTVEWFTTHFSDILVPLYVGTAFYSIVISSLIYFLINWLWISSVRKEKDSKILERNEKNPKMKIFRESSQMRSFLADDSSPY, encoded by the coding sequence ATGATACGTAAAGTCTTTAAAAAAAAGTCATCCGAAAAAAGCAAAATAGATACTTTTTTAGACAAATATAATCTTCCGAAAACCTACCTTTCTATCAATCGAAAGACGGTAACCAAAGGTGTATTTGTAGGACTTTTTTGGGCTTTTATTCCCATGCCGATGCAAATGCTTGCAGTAGTTGCCACTACTCCTTTTGTGCGCTTCAATGTGCCCATAGCCATCTCTATGGTTTGGCTTACCAATCCCTTTACTATGCCTATAGTTTACTTTATAGAATATCTGACAGGCAATTTCATCCTGGGGCGCGAAGGCATCCAGGACATAGAGCTTACCGTGGAATGGTTTACCACACATTTTTCAGACATACTTGTGCCCCTTTATGTCGGAACCGCTTTTTATTCTATTGTGATTTCAAGTTTGATCTATTTTTTAATCAACTGGCTTTGGATCTCCTCGGTCCGGAAAGAAAAGGATTCCAAAATTTTAGAAAGAAATGAAAAAAACCCGAAGATGAAGATCTTTCGCGAGAGTAGCCAAATGCGATCTTTCTTAGCAGATGACTCCTCCCCCTATTAG
- the folK gene encoding 2-amino-4-hydroxy-6-hydroxymethyldihydropteridine diphosphokinase → MLKKHLDSCNTLITTPCFPYGSSPKGGRKALLGIGGNMGDTVRRFKHLFWYFNRSAFIHILQTAPILKNPPFGYTQQEDFYNTLMAVETFLTPKALLRYLLKVEKVFGRKRLFKDGPRTLDIDIIFYENVKMKTKTLTLPHPGWVQRDSVLIPLAYMGQKRDKRKTFPKRACP, encoded by the coding sequence ATGCTAAAAAAGCATCTCGATAGTTGCAATACATTAATCACGACACCCTGTTTTCCTTATGGGTCATCGCCAAAAGGCGGGCGCAAAGCATTGCTCGGTATTGGAGGCAATATGGGAGACACGGTGCGCCGTTTCAAACATTTGTTTTGGTATTTTAATCGTTCAGCTTTTATTCATATACTTCAGACGGCACCCATCTTAAAGAATCCGCCTTTTGGATATACACAGCAGGAAGATTTTTACAATACTTTAATGGCGGTAGAAACTTTTTTAACGCCTAAGGCATTGTTGCGGTATCTATTGAAAGTGGAGAAAGTTTTTGGTCGTAAACGGCTTTTTAAAGATGGGCCAAGAACGCTGGATATCGATATCATATTTTATGAAAATGTGAAAATGAAAACAAAAACCTTGACACTGCCTCATCCGGGATGGGTGCAAAGAGACTCAGTATTGATCCCTTTGGCGTATATGGGGCAAAAAAGAGATAAAAGAAAAACTTTCCCAAAGAGAGCATGTCCGTAA
- a CDS encoding cytochrome C has protein sequence MKKIAITMLLAGSTLLMADAAAAYAKCAGCHGTNGEKVALGKSAVITGQDAAKTIEQLNGYKAGTLNQHGMGGLMKGQVASLDDAAIKELADYIAAMK, from the coding sequence ATGAAAAAAATTGCAATCACAATGTTACTTGCAGGTAGTACACTTCTTATGGCAGATGCTGCGGCAGCGTATGCAAAATGCGCAGGATGCCATGGAACAAACGGTGAAAAAGTTGCACTTGGTAAATCTGCTGTTATTACCGGACAAGACGCTGCTAAAACAATCGAGCAACTTAATGGCTATAAAGCAGGTACACTTAACCAGCATGGCATGGGTGGACTAATGAAAGGTCAAGTTGCATCATTGGATGACGCAGCGATCAAAGAACTTGCTGATTATATTGCTGCAATGAAATAA
- a CDS encoding tRNA 2-thiouridine(34) synthase MnmA → MKKKVLVGMSGGVDSTVAAILLQKEGYEVEGVYMKLHHKEGYHEQNFAKAKRVGEYLGIKIHFKDLSEAFQKEVYDYFVEGYKQGLTPNPCVMCNRTIKFGKMLGFADSIGADFVATGHYIRCDGEFIYEADDLSKDQSYFLCEVKKEVLPRLIFPLGSWKKEDVKEYAARIKVLQDFAVQKESSEICFVENTYDEVLAKHMNIDMPGETVDVEGNVVGTHKGYMHYTIGKRRGFFVNGAHDPHFVLDIKPEKNQIIVGTKEKLEADAFEAKQINLFWEKKEFDCKVKVRYRTKAVSCHVIIENERAKVILNEPVFGLAKGQIAAFYDENKLIGGGVIC, encoded by the coding sequence ATGAAAAAAAAAGTATTGGTTGGAATGAGCGGAGGCGTTGATTCTACAGTCGCGGCTATTTTGCTTCAAAAAGAGGGATATGAGGTGGAGGGTGTCTATATGAAACTCCATCATAAAGAAGGGTATCATGAGCAAAATTTTGCCAAAGCCAAACGCGTTGGTGAATACCTCGGAATCAAAATTCATTTTAAAGATCTCTCTGAAGCGTTTCAAAAAGAGGTGTATGATTATTTTGTGGAAGGCTATAAGCAGGGATTAACGCCAAATCCTTGCGTGATGTGTAACAGAACTATAAAATTTGGAAAAATGCTTGGGTTTGCAGACAGCATCGGAGCGGATTTTGTGGCGACCGGACATTATATCAGGTGCGATGGAGAGTTCATTTATGAGGCCGATGATCTCAGTAAAGATCAGAGTTATTTTCTTTGCGAAGTTAAAAAAGAGGTTTTGCCTAGGTTGATTTTTCCATTGGGTTCATGGAAAAAAGAGGATGTCAAAGAGTATGCTGCGCGCATCAAGGTACTTCAAGATTTTGCCGTACAAAAAGAGAGTTCTGAAATCTGTTTCGTGGAGAATACGTATGATGAGGTGCTAGCAAAGCATATGAATATAGATATGCCGGGTGAAACTGTAGACGTTGAGGGCAATGTTGTGGGGACACATAAGGGATACATGCATTATACGATAGGCAAAAGAAGAGGATTTTTTGTCAATGGCGCCCATGATCCGCATTTTGTGTTAGATATCAAACCGGAAAAAAACCAAATCATCGTGGGAACAAAAGAAAAGCTTGAAGCGGATGCCTTTGAAGCAAAACAGATCAATCTTTTTTGGGAAAAAAAGGAGTTTGATTGTAAAGTTAAGGTGCGCTACAGAACGAAAGCAGTTTCGTGCCATGTCATTATAGAAAACGAAAGAGCCAAAGTGATTCTCAATGAACCGGTCTTTGGATTGGCCAAAGGTCAGATTGCGGCATTTTATGATGAAAATAAACTAATAGGGGGAGGAGTCATCTGCTAA
- a CDS encoding chlorohydrolase, translated as MKIIAADYIYTPAGFLSNHAIAFTKTINEIAPLEVLQQKYPDAKLITAEPHSVLYPGFINTHVHLEFSSNKTTLEYGSFIPWLYSVIDDRDALTKGCNTHIMQHACEEMLRSGITSFGAISSFGLELEVCIKAPQRVVFFNEFIGSNPQNIDILYADFQERLKTSCNHKEDRIIPAIAIHAPYSVHPVALRRIVSLAKENHYPLSAHLLESFAERSWLDQGDGEFKPFFETYFNQSRPFTAAKEFIETFDEYPTHFAHCTQADEKELNHLSKQGHSIAHCPRSNRYLGCGRLALEKLNLPFSLATDGLSSNNTLSIFDELRAALMIHEHLELKSLASKLIEAITSNAAQILHLNCGKIEQGRLADFTVITLPDSPKRIEEIPLWTILHTKEASQVHIEGEQYV; from the coding sequence ATGAAAATAATCGCGGCTGACTATATCTACACACCTGCTGGTTTTTTGAGCAATCATGCAATCGCATTTACCAAAACCATCAACGAAATAGCTCCCCTGGAAGTGTTGCAACAAAAATATCCCGATGCCAAACTGATTACCGCAGAACCTCATTCCGTACTTTATCCGGGCTTCATCAACACCCATGTACATCTTGAATTTTCTTCCAACAAAACCACACTGGAGTACGGTTCATTCATTCCATGGCTATACTCAGTCATAGATGATCGCGATGCATTAACCAAGGGCTGCAATACACACATCATGCAACATGCCTGCGAAGAGATGCTTCGCTCAGGTATCACTTCTTTTGGTGCAATTTCAAGCTTCGGATTGGAGCTGGAAGTCTGCATCAAGGCCCCCCAAAGAGTCGTCTTTTTTAATGAATTTATAGGAAGCAATCCTCAAAATATTGATATACTTTATGCCGATTTTCAGGAACGGCTCAAAACGTCATGCAACCACAAAGAAGATCGAATTATTCCCGCGATAGCAATACACGCACCCTATTCGGTCCATCCGGTTGCGCTTAGACGTATTGTCAGTCTTGCCAAAGAAAATCATTATCCCCTTAGCGCACACTTGCTTGAGAGTTTTGCTGAAAGATCATGGCTGGATCAGGGAGACGGAGAATTTAAACCTTTTTTTGAAACCTATTTCAATCAAAGCAGGCCTTTTACTGCGGCTAAAGAATTTATAGAAACATTTGATGAATACCCTACTCATTTTGCCCATTGCACACAAGCCGATGAAAAAGAGTTAAATCATCTAAGCAAACAAGGACACTCTATCGCGCATTGCCCGAGATCCAATCGTTATCTAGGATGCGGAAGACTTGCATTAGAAAAACTAAATCTTCCTTTTTCCCTTGCCACGGATGGACTTAGCTCCAACAACACTCTTTCAATCTTTGATGAACTTAGAGCAGCACTTATGATACACGAACATCTCGAACTCAAAAGCTTGGCTTCAAAACTGATAGAAGCTATCACTTCAAATGCCGCACAAATATTGCATCTTAATTGCGGCAAGATAGAACAGGGCAGATTGGCGGACTTTACCGTTATTACTCTTCCGGATTCCCCAAAAAGAATAGAGGAAATCCCGCTTTGGACCATTCTGCACACCAAAGAGGCTTCACAAGTGCACATAGAAGGAGAGCAATATGTTTAA